One window of the Eucalyptus grandis isolate ANBG69807.140 chromosome 8, ASM1654582v1, whole genome shotgun sequence genome contains the following:
- the LOC104414394 gene encoding uncharacterized protein LOC104414394 isoform X1: MASLQAHQLNLQFHHRFSPLSPKRRALRRVLGLSRRPPASFARRIRAPELPESRGGRDGGRSSFECCCQASSAEVAKVEVSEENERRPFDLNLAVILAGFAFEAYTTPPQNIGRREVDAAGCKTVFLSESFVREIYDGQLFVKLKKGIKLPAMDPWGTSDPYVVMQLDGQVVKSKVKWGKKEPTWNEEFTFNIKLPSTKNLQVAAWDANLVTPHKRMGNAGICLELLCDGDSHEMVVELEGMGGGGKIQLEVRYKSFDEIDEGKKWWKLPFVSEFLRQNGFESTLKSIVGSESVPARQFVEYAFGQLKSFNETYPWKDKLLNSGKYVAEGESVNATAAPEKSSSVDVPSLNDQSLNEENIVVESSPDSTGFENANGEKMLVGESIQFDKHFWKNFADVINQKVVQKLGLPVPENVKWDGFDVLNKIGIQSRKVAEEGYVESGLATPSSQDIDDSAESGPLLRSAIQSSIPDIKKVTQDLLQQTDSVLGALMVLTAAVSRLNKEARSMEKNDNKMKSDGSVYSKSENLAVSSDVSSLDEKKSEEMKTLFSTAESAMEAWALLATSLGHPSFVKSEFEKICFLDNASTDTQAAIWRDSARRRLVVAFRGTEQSRWKDLRTDLMMAPAGLNPERIGGDFKEEVQVHSGFLSAYDSVRIRILSLLKMAIGFVDDGCEPQYKWHVYVTGHSLGGALATLHALELSSSQLAKHGAIYVTMYNFGSPRVGNRRFAELYNEKVKDSWRVVNHRDIIPSIPRLMGYCHVAQPIYLAAGDVKDALVNVQSLADGYQGDFVGEATPDVLISEFMKGEKELIEKILETEINIYRAIRDGSALMQHMEDFYYITLLESVRSNYQTAERLQTSDEATDRQLNA; encoded by the exons ATGGCTTCTCTCCAAGCGCACCAGCTCAATCTCCAATTCCACCATCGCTTCTCCCCGCTCTCTCCGAAGCGCAGAGCCTTGAGGAGGGTCCTCGGGCTCTCGCGGCGCCCTCCGGCCTCGTTTGCCCGGAGAATTAGGGCGCCGGAGCTTCCGGAAAGTCGCGGGGGCAGGGATGGGGGGAGGAGCTCGTTCGAGTGCTGCTGCCAAGCCAGCAGCGCGGAAGTCGCGAAGGTCGAAGTCTCGGAGGAGAACGAGCGACGACCGTTCGACCTCAACCTCGCTGTCATCCTCGCCGGTTTCGCCTTCGAAGCCTACACCACTCCTCCT CAAAACATTGGAAGGCGAGAAGTGGATGCTGCGGGTTGTAAGACAGTGTTTCTTTCAGA GTCATTTGTCCGCGAAATATACGACGGTCAGTTGTTCGTAAAGCTCAAAAAGGGTATCAAGCTTCCTGCCATGGATCCGTGG GGGACAAGTGATCCATATGTAGTCATGCAATTGGATGGTCAGGTTGTGAAAAGCAAGGTCAAATGGGG GAAGAAAGAGCCAACATGGAATGAGGAATTCACTTTTAACATTAAGCTCCCTTCGACTAAAAACCTCCAG GTGGCAGCTTGGGATGCAAACTTGGTAACTCCACACAAGCGAATGGGTAATGCAGGAATCTGTTTGGAGCTTCTGTGTGATG GAGATTCACATGAAATGGTTGTGGAATTAGAAGGAATGGGTGGTGGAGGGAAGATACAGTTAGAG GTCAGATATAAaagttttgatgaaattgatgagggAAAGAAGTGGTGGAAGCTCCCATTTGTTTCAGAGTTCCTCAGGCAAAATGGGTTTGAGTCTACTTTGAAATCAATTGTTGGGTCTGAGAGTGTGCCGGCTCGGCAGTTTGTTGAATATGCTTTTGGGCAGTTGAAATCCTTTAATGAGACATATCCTTGGAAGGATAAGCTTTTAAATAGTGGTAAATATGTAGCAGAAGGGGAATCGGTCAATGCCACTGCTGCACCTGAGAAGTCTTCATCTGTAGATGTTCCATCGCTGAATGACCAGAGCCTGAATGAAGAGAACATTGTTGTCGAGTCTTCCCCTGATTCAACTGGATTTGAGAATGCTAATGGAGAAAAAATGCTAGTTGGTGAATCCATACAGTTTGACAAACATTTCTGGAAGAACTTTGCAGATGTTATCAATCAGAAGGTTGTACAGAAACTTGGTCTTCCTGTCCCTGAGAATGTAAAATGGGATGGTTTTGATGTACTAAATAAGATTGGCATACAATCCCGGAAAGTTGCAGAAGAAGGTTACGTTGAATCTGGGCTTGCAACGCCAAGTAGCCAAGATATTGATGATTCCGCAGAGAGCGGGCCACTTCTAAGAAGTGCAATTCAGTCTTCAATTCCGGATATAAAAAAAGTGACACAAGATTTGTTGCAGCAAACTGATTCTGTTTTGGGGGCATTGATGGTTTTGACTGCGGCAGTTTCTCGGCTAAATAAGGAAGCGCGTTCTATGGAAAAGAatgataataaaatgaaaagtgatGGTTCTGTGTATTCTAAGAGTGAGAATCTTGCAGTCTCATCAGACGTATCATCATTGGATGAAAAGAAGTCGGAGGAGATGAAAACTCTTTTCTCTACTGCAGAAAGTGCCATGGAAGCCTGGGCGCTGCTTGCCACTTCTCTTGGTCATCCTAGTTTTGTTAAGTctgaatttgagaaaatttgcTTCCTAGATAACGCATCCACTGATACACAG GCAGCAATCTGGCGTGATTCTGCACGAAGAAGATTAGTTGTTGCATTTAGAGGAACAGAACAA TCAAGATGGAAGGACTTGCGGACTGATTTGATGATGGCCCCTGCTGG TTTGAACCCTGAAAGGATTGGTGGAGATTTCAAGGAAGAAGTTCAA GTTCACAGTGGCTTTTTAAGTGCATATGATTCAGTGAGAATAAGAATTTTATCACTCCTCAAAATGGCAATCGGTTTTGT GGACGATGGTTGTGAGCCACAGTACAAGTGGCATGTCTATGTTACTGGTCATAGTTTAGGTGGTGCTCTAGCTACTCTCCATGCTCTTGAGCTTTCATCCAGTCAATTAGCAAA GCATGGAGCAATTTATGTGACTATGTACAACTTCGGATCTCCTAGAGTTGGTAACAGGAGATTTGCAGAACTCTATAATGAG AAAGTGAAGGACAGCTGGAGAGTTGTGAATCACAGGGATATCATACCGTCAATTCCACGCCTGATGGGTTATTGCCACGTGGCCCAACCCATCTATCTAGCAGCAGGAGATGTTAAGGATGCCTTG GTAAATGTGCAGTCCTTGGCTGATGGTTACCAAGGTGACTTCGTTGGTGAAGCCACGCCAGATGTTTTAATTAGTGAATTT ATGAAAGGTGAAAAGGAACTCATAGAAAAGATATTGGAAACTGAAATAAACATATATCGTGCAATTAGAGATGGAAGTGCGCTGATGCAACATATGGAAGATTTCTATTACATCACTCTGCTCGAG AGCGTCAGATCAAATTACCAAACTGCGGAAAGGCTGCAGACAAGTGACGAAGCAACAGACAGACAGCTAAATGCTTAA
- the LOC104414394 gene encoding uncharacterized protein LOC104414394 isoform X3 — translation MDPWGTSDPYVVMQLDGQVVKSKVKWGKKEPTWNEEFTFNIKLPSTKNLQVAAWDANLVTPHKRMGNAGICLELLCDGDSHEMVVELEGMGGGGKIQLEVRYKSFDEIDEGKKWWKLPFVSEFLRQNGFESTLKSIVGSESVPARQFVEYAFGQLKSFNETYPWKDKLLNSGKYVAEGESVNATAAPEKSSSVDVPSLNDQSLNEENIVVESSPDSTGFENANGEKMLVGESIQFDKHFWKNFADVINQKVVQKLGLPVPENVKWDGFDVLNKIGIQSRKVAEEGYVESGLATPSSQDIDDSAESGPLLRSAIQSSIPDIKKVTQDLLQQTDSVLGALMVLTAAVSRLNKEARSMEKNDNKMKSDGSVYSKSENLAVSSDVSSLDEKKSEEMKTLFSTAESAMEAWALLATSLGHPSFVKSEFEKICFLDNASTDTQAAIWRDSARRRLVVAFRGTEQSRWKDLRTDLMMAPAGLNPERIGGDFKEEVQVHSGFLSAYDSVRIRILSLLKMAIGFVDDGCEPQYKWHVYVTGHSLGGALATLHALELSSSQLAKHGAIYVTMYNFGSPRVGNRRFAELYNEKVKDSWRVVNHRDIIPSIPRLMGYCHVAQPIYLAAGDVKDALVNVQSLADGYQGDFVGEATPDVLISEFMKGEKELIEKILETEINIYRAIRDGSALMQHMEDFYYITLLESVRSNYQTAERLQTSDEATDRQLNA, via the exons ATGGATCCGTGG GGGACAAGTGATCCATATGTAGTCATGCAATTGGATGGTCAGGTTGTGAAAAGCAAGGTCAAATGGGG GAAGAAAGAGCCAACATGGAATGAGGAATTCACTTTTAACATTAAGCTCCCTTCGACTAAAAACCTCCAG GTGGCAGCTTGGGATGCAAACTTGGTAACTCCACACAAGCGAATGGGTAATGCAGGAATCTGTTTGGAGCTTCTGTGTGATG GAGATTCACATGAAATGGTTGTGGAATTAGAAGGAATGGGTGGTGGAGGGAAGATACAGTTAGAG GTCAGATATAAaagttttgatgaaattgatgagggAAAGAAGTGGTGGAAGCTCCCATTTGTTTCAGAGTTCCTCAGGCAAAATGGGTTTGAGTCTACTTTGAAATCAATTGTTGGGTCTGAGAGTGTGCCGGCTCGGCAGTTTGTTGAATATGCTTTTGGGCAGTTGAAATCCTTTAATGAGACATATCCTTGGAAGGATAAGCTTTTAAATAGTGGTAAATATGTAGCAGAAGGGGAATCGGTCAATGCCACTGCTGCACCTGAGAAGTCTTCATCTGTAGATGTTCCATCGCTGAATGACCAGAGCCTGAATGAAGAGAACATTGTTGTCGAGTCTTCCCCTGATTCAACTGGATTTGAGAATGCTAATGGAGAAAAAATGCTAGTTGGTGAATCCATACAGTTTGACAAACATTTCTGGAAGAACTTTGCAGATGTTATCAATCAGAAGGTTGTACAGAAACTTGGTCTTCCTGTCCCTGAGAATGTAAAATGGGATGGTTTTGATGTACTAAATAAGATTGGCATACAATCCCGGAAAGTTGCAGAAGAAGGTTACGTTGAATCTGGGCTTGCAACGCCAAGTAGCCAAGATATTGATGATTCCGCAGAGAGCGGGCCACTTCTAAGAAGTGCAATTCAGTCTTCAATTCCGGATATAAAAAAAGTGACACAAGATTTGTTGCAGCAAACTGATTCTGTTTTGGGGGCATTGATGGTTTTGACTGCGGCAGTTTCTCGGCTAAATAAGGAAGCGCGTTCTATGGAAAAGAatgataataaaatgaaaagtgatGGTTCTGTGTATTCTAAGAGTGAGAATCTTGCAGTCTCATCAGACGTATCATCATTGGATGAAAAGAAGTCGGAGGAGATGAAAACTCTTTTCTCTACTGCAGAAAGTGCCATGGAAGCCTGGGCGCTGCTTGCCACTTCTCTTGGTCATCCTAGTTTTGTTAAGTctgaatttgagaaaatttgcTTCCTAGATAACGCATCCACTGATACACAG GCAGCAATCTGGCGTGATTCTGCACGAAGAAGATTAGTTGTTGCATTTAGAGGAACAGAACAA TCAAGATGGAAGGACTTGCGGACTGATTTGATGATGGCCCCTGCTGG TTTGAACCCTGAAAGGATTGGTGGAGATTTCAAGGAAGAAGTTCAA GTTCACAGTGGCTTTTTAAGTGCATATGATTCAGTGAGAATAAGAATTTTATCACTCCTCAAAATGGCAATCGGTTTTGT GGACGATGGTTGTGAGCCACAGTACAAGTGGCATGTCTATGTTACTGGTCATAGTTTAGGTGGTGCTCTAGCTACTCTCCATGCTCTTGAGCTTTCATCCAGTCAATTAGCAAA GCATGGAGCAATTTATGTGACTATGTACAACTTCGGATCTCCTAGAGTTGGTAACAGGAGATTTGCAGAACTCTATAATGAG AAAGTGAAGGACAGCTGGAGAGTTGTGAATCACAGGGATATCATACCGTCAATTCCACGCCTGATGGGTTATTGCCACGTGGCCCAACCCATCTATCTAGCAGCAGGAGATGTTAAGGATGCCTTG GTAAATGTGCAGTCCTTGGCTGATGGTTACCAAGGTGACTTCGTTGGTGAAGCCACGCCAGATGTTTTAATTAGTGAATTT ATGAAAGGTGAAAAGGAACTCATAGAAAAGATATTGGAAACTGAAATAAACATATATCGTGCAATTAGAGATGGAAGTGCGCTGATGCAACATATGGAAGATTTCTATTACATCACTCTGCTCGAG AGCGTCAGATCAAATTACCAAACTGCGGAAAGGCTGCAGACAAGTGACGAAGCAACAGACAGACAGCTAAATGCTTAA
- the LOC104414394 gene encoding uncharacterized protein LOC104414394 isoform X2, translating into MGGGARSSAAAKPAARKSRRSKSRRRTSDDRSTSTSLSSSPVSPSKPTPLLLSFVREIYDGQLFVKLKKGIKLPAMDPWGTSDPYVVMQLDGQVVKSKVKWGKKEPTWNEEFTFNIKLPSTKNLQVAAWDANLVTPHKRMGNAGICLELLCDGDSHEMVVELEGMGGGGKIQLEVRYKSFDEIDEGKKWWKLPFVSEFLRQNGFESTLKSIVGSESVPARQFVEYAFGQLKSFNETYPWKDKLLNSGKYVAEGESVNATAAPEKSSSVDVPSLNDQSLNEENIVVESSPDSTGFENANGEKMLVGESIQFDKHFWKNFADVINQKVVQKLGLPVPENVKWDGFDVLNKIGIQSRKVAEEGYVESGLATPSSQDIDDSAESGPLLRSAIQSSIPDIKKVTQDLLQQTDSVLGALMVLTAAVSRLNKEARSMEKNDNKMKSDGSVYSKSENLAVSSDVSSLDEKKSEEMKTLFSTAESAMEAWALLATSLGHPSFVKSEFEKICFLDNASTDTQAAIWRDSARRRLVVAFRGTEQSRWKDLRTDLMMAPAGLNPERIGGDFKEEVQVHSGFLSAYDSVRIRILSLLKMAIGFVDDGCEPQYKWHVYVTGHSLGGALATLHALELSSSQLAKHGAIYVTMYNFGSPRVGNRRFAELYNEKVKDSWRVVNHRDIIPSIPRLMGYCHVAQPIYLAAGDVKDALVNVQSLADGYQGDFVGEATPDVLISEFMKGEKELIEKILETEINIYRAIRDGSALMQHMEDFYYITLLESVRSNYQTAERLQTSDEATDRQLNA; encoded by the exons ATGGGGGGAGGAGCTCGTTCGAGTGCTGCTGCCAAGCCAGCAGCGCGGAAGTCGCGAAGGTCGAAGTCTCGGAGGAGAACGAGCGACGACCGTTCGACCTCAACCTCGCTGTCATCCTCGCCGGTTTCGCCTTCGAAGCCTACACCACTCCTCCT GTCATTTGTCCGCGAAATATACGACGGTCAGTTGTTCGTAAAGCTCAAAAAGGGTATCAAGCTTCCTGCCATGGATCCGTGG GGGACAAGTGATCCATATGTAGTCATGCAATTGGATGGTCAGGTTGTGAAAAGCAAGGTCAAATGGGG GAAGAAAGAGCCAACATGGAATGAGGAATTCACTTTTAACATTAAGCTCCCTTCGACTAAAAACCTCCAG GTGGCAGCTTGGGATGCAAACTTGGTAACTCCACACAAGCGAATGGGTAATGCAGGAATCTGTTTGGAGCTTCTGTGTGATG GAGATTCACATGAAATGGTTGTGGAATTAGAAGGAATGGGTGGTGGAGGGAAGATACAGTTAGAG GTCAGATATAAaagttttgatgaaattgatgagggAAAGAAGTGGTGGAAGCTCCCATTTGTTTCAGAGTTCCTCAGGCAAAATGGGTTTGAGTCTACTTTGAAATCAATTGTTGGGTCTGAGAGTGTGCCGGCTCGGCAGTTTGTTGAATATGCTTTTGGGCAGTTGAAATCCTTTAATGAGACATATCCTTGGAAGGATAAGCTTTTAAATAGTGGTAAATATGTAGCAGAAGGGGAATCGGTCAATGCCACTGCTGCACCTGAGAAGTCTTCATCTGTAGATGTTCCATCGCTGAATGACCAGAGCCTGAATGAAGAGAACATTGTTGTCGAGTCTTCCCCTGATTCAACTGGATTTGAGAATGCTAATGGAGAAAAAATGCTAGTTGGTGAATCCATACAGTTTGACAAACATTTCTGGAAGAACTTTGCAGATGTTATCAATCAGAAGGTTGTACAGAAACTTGGTCTTCCTGTCCCTGAGAATGTAAAATGGGATGGTTTTGATGTACTAAATAAGATTGGCATACAATCCCGGAAAGTTGCAGAAGAAGGTTACGTTGAATCTGGGCTTGCAACGCCAAGTAGCCAAGATATTGATGATTCCGCAGAGAGCGGGCCACTTCTAAGAAGTGCAATTCAGTCTTCAATTCCGGATATAAAAAAAGTGACACAAGATTTGTTGCAGCAAACTGATTCTGTTTTGGGGGCATTGATGGTTTTGACTGCGGCAGTTTCTCGGCTAAATAAGGAAGCGCGTTCTATGGAAAAGAatgataataaaatgaaaagtgatGGTTCTGTGTATTCTAAGAGTGAGAATCTTGCAGTCTCATCAGACGTATCATCATTGGATGAAAAGAAGTCGGAGGAGATGAAAACTCTTTTCTCTACTGCAGAAAGTGCCATGGAAGCCTGGGCGCTGCTTGCCACTTCTCTTGGTCATCCTAGTTTTGTTAAGTctgaatttgagaaaatttgcTTCCTAGATAACGCATCCACTGATACACAG GCAGCAATCTGGCGTGATTCTGCACGAAGAAGATTAGTTGTTGCATTTAGAGGAACAGAACAA TCAAGATGGAAGGACTTGCGGACTGATTTGATGATGGCCCCTGCTGG TTTGAACCCTGAAAGGATTGGTGGAGATTTCAAGGAAGAAGTTCAA GTTCACAGTGGCTTTTTAAGTGCATATGATTCAGTGAGAATAAGAATTTTATCACTCCTCAAAATGGCAATCGGTTTTGT GGACGATGGTTGTGAGCCACAGTACAAGTGGCATGTCTATGTTACTGGTCATAGTTTAGGTGGTGCTCTAGCTACTCTCCATGCTCTTGAGCTTTCATCCAGTCAATTAGCAAA GCATGGAGCAATTTATGTGACTATGTACAACTTCGGATCTCCTAGAGTTGGTAACAGGAGATTTGCAGAACTCTATAATGAG AAAGTGAAGGACAGCTGGAGAGTTGTGAATCACAGGGATATCATACCGTCAATTCCACGCCTGATGGGTTATTGCCACGTGGCCCAACCCATCTATCTAGCAGCAGGAGATGTTAAGGATGCCTTG GTAAATGTGCAGTCCTTGGCTGATGGTTACCAAGGTGACTTCGTTGGTGAAGCCACGCCAGATGTTTTAATTAGTGAATTT ATGAAAGGTGAAAAGGAACTCATAGAAAAGATATTGGAAACTGAAATAAACATATATCGTGCAATTAGAGATGGAAGTGCGCTGATGCAACATATGGAAGATTTCTATTACATCACTCTGCTCGAG AGCGTCAGATCAAATTACCAAACTGCGGAAAGGCTGCAGACAAGTGACGAAGCAACAGACAGACAGCTAAATGCTTAA